GGCGGGGTCTTCGCCTCCGGCGTTCCGACGACCGTCCGCACCGCCGTCCCCAGCCACGTCCCGGGCCATTCCCGCGGCCGCGGCCTGGCCACACACTTCGTCGATCTGACGACCTTCTCCGAGCCGGTGGACGTCGACCGGGAGGATCTCGGAGACGCCCAGACCCGGACGGTGACGATGCTTCTCGACGCCGCCCGCGTCACCGGCGGCACCCACCTGCTGGAGTACCCGGGCGCGGGCGGAGCGGTGGCGATCGCGGCGGCGCACAGACGGGCGACCGTCGATACGCTCACCGCCGACCCTGCGCAGGCACGCGCGGTGACCGAGCAGCTCATGCTCGCCGGCGTCGACGCCTCGGTACACACCGCGGTCATCGACCGCCCCGTACCCGGGCCACGGGACTGGCGGGGCAGCTACGACGCGATCGTGTCGGTGGAGAAACTGGAGGTCCTTGACGAGGACGACCGGGTCGCCTACATCCGGGCGCTGGACAGGTTGCTCACCATCGGCGGTTTCGTCTCCATGCAGTCGGTGATCGCCACGGACGCATTGAGCCCCGTCGCCCGTGGCGCGCTTGATGCGCTCCGCGCCTACGTGTGGCCGGGGCTCGATTACCCGACGGCCACGGACGTCCACCGACTCACGGACCGCGAATCGGGACTGCGGGTCGTGGCACAGACCCATACGGGCAGCCATCACCAGCGTTCCCTGGCGATGCAGCGCTCACTGTTCGAGGGGCAGTCCAGGGAGGCGGCGGCAGCGGGTTTCGACGCGGTATTCCGCCGCCTCTGGAGCTACCAGTTCGCCCTGCGCGAGGCGCTGTTCCGCCTGGGCATGCTGGACACGGTCCAGTTCACCCTGACCCACAGGAACAGGAGGGGACGCCGGTGAGTGCCGGGCCATCCGGCCATGCCGTGTGCGTGGGTGAGAACGTCGAACTACACGCCCGGGCAGTGACTGCCCACCAGCTGTGACCCGAAGCCGCCTTCACTCCTGCGTGCGGCCTTCCGCCCGCAGCTGACGGATGAGCTCCAGCTGCTCCCGATTGATCTGCAGCAGCAGCTCAATCTCCTCCTTCGCCGCCGTGTCAGTCTCGAAATCGTGGCGGGCCATGGCCGCCGAGATCGCATCCTGTCTTTTCGCTGCGATGAGC
This sequence is a window from Corynebacterium comes. Protein-coding genes within it:
- a CDS encoding class I SAM-dependent methyltransferase; amino-acid sequence: MRHPHLAAIDAAAWPGLAEVPAGRLIDLRARLAEASFARACANADLTLDPSGEPDLVVEHDALFARLAVSGWLGLAEGYMAGEWRSDHLTDVLAALIRTGYRPRVGIPGKVASPGRYSGGELPTELVRLSSGEGFSAFGGVFASGVPTTVRTAVPSHVPGHSRGRGLATHFVDLTTFSEPVDVDREDLGDAQTRTVTMLLDAARVTGGTHLLEYPGAGGAVAIAAAHRRATVDTLTADPAQARAVTEQLMLAGVDASVHTAVIDRPVPGPRDWRGSYDAIVSVEKLEVLDEDDRVAYIRALDRLLTIGGFVSMQSVIATDALSPVARGALDALRAYVWPGLDYPTATDVHRLTDRESGLRVVAQTHTGSHHQRSLAMQRSLFEGQSREAAAAGFDAVFRRLWSYQFALREALFRLGMLDTVQFTLTHRNRRGRR